From the Candidatus Methanosuratincola sp. genome, the window ACCTGTGCCTCCTCAGCGTCCTCTCCCACCTGATCCCGGTCTCCTCGTGGAGCCCGTAAGCAGCGTCCTCTGCTGTTTCCGGGATGCTGACTATAACGTCTGCCCTCCTCACGTACTCCTGGTACCTCCTCCCGAGGTTCCTGCCGAACTCCTCCCTCGTCTTGTAGACGGGCCTGCCGCCGATTATCGAGTCGGGCCTGCTGAAGTAGGAGAGCTCAAAGCCGCAGAGCGCGCGCCTGGGGCACTTTGCAATCCTTCTCCTTTCCATACCGTCCCCGTTGAAGACTATGGCCTCACCGGGCTCGACCTCCCCCTCTAGGCTGAAAGAGTTGATGTCCAGCCCGACCGTCTCGGAGGAGACCGCAGTGACGCTCCCGTCCCCGCTCCTGCCGATGCATAGCGGTCTGATCCCGAGCGGGTCCCTGAACGCGAACAGCTCCCCGTTGGATCTTAGGCCCACGACGGAGTATGCCCCCTCGATTTCCTCCATGCATGCGCCTATTGCCTCAATCATCCCGCCATTTGCCTTCGTTGCAAGGTAGCGGCACAGCAGCTCCGTGTCCGACGTTGCCCTCATCTTCGGAATCTTGCCTGCCAAAATCCCCCTCAGCCAGCCAATGTTGACAAGGTTGCCGTTGAATGCGATGCCCATCTTGGACCGCCCTTGCGAGACCACCATGGGCTGTGCGTCTTTGAGGTGCGAGTAGACATCCCTCTTGCCGGAGGTCCCGTACCTGACATGGGCAATCCCCCGCTTCCCAGGGAGCAGCATCTGCCACCTAAGGATCTCCTCCCTCTCGATCCTGGGGACAAGCCCTAGGTCCACGTACCTCTTGAGCCCTTCCGAGTACGTTAGGAACCCGTAGGACTCGTGCCCCCTGTGGTTCTGGGCGACAAGCCCCCAGTAGAGGGGAACAAAAGCCTCGCTG encodes:
- a CDS encoding amidophosphoribosyltransferase, with protein sequence MLKEKCGVFSVVSTGSSEAFVPLYWGLVAQNHRGHESYGFLTYSEGLKRYVDLGLVPRIEREEILRWQMLLPGKRGIAHVRYGTSGKRDVYSHLKDAQPMVVSQGRSKMGIAFNGNLVNIGWLRGILAGKIPKMRATSDTELLCRYLATKANGGMIEAIGACMEEIEGAYSVVGLRSNGELFAFRDPLGIRPLCIGRSGDGSVTAVSSETVGLDINSFSLEGEVEPGEAIVFNGDGMERRRIAKCPRRALCGFELSYFSRPDSIIGGRPVYKTREEFGRNLGRRYQEYVRRADVIVSIPETAEDAAYGLHEETGIRWERTLRRHRFVTHRAFILESEDRRVTIDRKINVADGGLRGKKVIVVEDSIVRGDTTKTIISKLRERGAEEVYMFVTFPRITHPCFYGIDMATFNELIGFRHDEAEIARQIGADAVCYQPLEDFVRATGMRGEDLCMACVTGKYPTELAQKIADGVKSRVNQDGRRVYELEA